Proteins encoded by one window of Candidatus Krumholzibacteriia bacterium:
- a CDS encoding PIG-L family deacetylase: MQLPYTQNDVRPVLRPHVRVERNQVYFLQSRRPWLEWSPHLEKALEVVDGDRTVEECSRAAGTDLSVTFEAMWSAGMIELLEPPPVGPRQKILVIEPHMDDAILSLGGTMFQRRNEVEFTILTMAGRSNFTSYYYLDRPYLNADTVSALRIAESRLVARMLHGQHVELGLLEAPLRYHSDVDWDLDWFRVRRRHVGAFISHVSHPREEAQWSEALEDHLDSSRYDELWFNLGVGTHTDHDLTRNAVLRLMTRRQELFRRQPVRFYQDVPYAGQFPHHTQLLVTGLSRLGLELRPEVVEVE; the protein is encoded by the coding sequence ATGCAGCTGCCGTACACGCAGAACGACGTGCGGCCGGTCCTTCGGCCGCACGTACGTGTCGAGCGCAACCAGGTCTACTTCCTCCAGTCACGGCGACCCTGGCTGGAATGGAGTCCGCATCTCGAGAAGGCACTCGAGGTCGTCGACGGGGATCGTACGGTCGAGGAGTGTAGCCGGGCCGCCGGGACCGATCTCTCCGTCACCTTCGAGGCGATGTGGTCGGCCGGTATGATCGAGTTGCTCGAGCCTCCACCCGTGGGACCGCGGCAGAAGATCCTCGTGATCGAGCCCCACATGGATGACGCGATCCTGAGCCTGGGCGGAACCATGTTCCAGCGACGGAACGAAGTCGAGTTCACGATCCTCACCATGGCCGGGCGCAGCAACTTCACCAGTTACTACTACCTCGACCGACCGTACCTGAATGCGGATACGGTGTCGGCACTGCGCATCGCCGAGTCACGCCTCGTGGCCCGGATGCTCCACGGTCAGCACGTCGAACTGGGGCTGCTCGAGGCTCCGTTGAGATATCACTCCGACGTGGACTGGGACCTGGACTGGTTTCGTGTCCGGCGCCGCCATGTCGGAGCTTTCATTTCGCACGTTTCCCATCCACGGGAGGAAGCGCAATGGAGCGAGGCTCTCGAGGATCACCTCGATTCCAGCCGATACGATGAGCTTTGGTTCAACCTGGGAGTGGGCACACACACGGATCACGACCTGACGAGGAACGCGGTTCTGCGTCTGATGACCCGACGTCAGGAGCTCTTTCGACGTCAGCCGGTTCGCTTCTACCAGGACGTGCCCTATGCGGGGCAGTTCCCCCATCACACGCAGCTACTCGTCACGGGGTTGTCTCGTCTCGGCCTGGAGCTGCGGCCCGAGGTCGTCGAGGTGGAGG